Proteins found in one Drosophila innubila isolate TH190305 chromosome X, UK_Dinn_1.0, whole genome shotgun sequence genomic segment:
- the LOC117787035 gene encoding uncharacterized protein LOC117787035, with product MAKLVTYIFIVSSLILWYLLLFGGSRAGRSLLLGVDATNGHGSQLEGRDFHHHGGSHHIRRNINHCWRRYDGYNLQNTIVNKKEQLKKPYGILCNFKCTWFFTISYPTCEYIHDYKLSCVLFTSLPDCTNVKCTLLNYFS from the exons ATGGCCAAATTAGTGACTTACATCTTCATCGTTAGCTCGTTGATACTTTGGTATCTGCTGCTCTTTGGCGGCTCCAGAGCTGGAAGAAGCCTCCTCCTGGGCGTGGACGCAACCAACGGTCATGGCAGCCAACTGGAAGGACGAGACTTTCACCATCATGGCGGCAGTCATCACATACGAC GCAACATCAATCACTGCTGGCGACGCTATGATGGCTACAATCTACAGAACACCATTGTCAATAAGAAGGAGCAGCTGAAGAAACCTTATGGCATTTTGTGTAACTTCAAGTGCACTTGGTTCTTTACAATAAG CTATCCGACCTGCGAATACATTCACGACTACAAGTTATCCTGTGTTCTGTTCACTTCACTGCCCGATTGCACAAATGTCAAGTGCACGCTCTTAAATTACTTTAGCTAG
- the LOC117786942 gene encoding microfibril-associated glycoprotein 4-like encodes MLQNIICIFLMLSALTFLSDATTLPPSNETNVLNSISSQLSEIRAEQGQELKILLSDMQFIKTELSDNQCRAETEKQETDIIDREKEIRSLKADIQLFRTDIQTLRTDFDLQKKDLINKEANILTLQAELENQKKIVLDKESNIQLLQNIIEHLRTEEERQRKLLLPHNCAEAKSSGINEIILPKFSSQPFKVACDAETQGGGWTIILRRMDGSVSFYRSWTEYKNGFGDLNGEFFMGLDKIHEITAERNQELLVLLEDFEGDKKFEKYDVFAIGNEDQQYELHTLGDASGTAGDSFKWHRGSKFSTFDRDNDGLSYIDCAQLKAGAWWYISDGFCQFCQLTGIYGNNDFENGVNWHNFRGSEYSLKKAVMMIRPRKCIPES; translated from the exons ATGTTGcagaatattatttgtatattcctAATGTTGAGTGCCTTGACTTTCTTATCTGATGCAACTACACTTCCTCCATCTAATGAGACCaatgtattaaattcaataagttCTCAGTTGTCCGAAATAAG agCTGAACAGGGACAGGAACTTAAGATTCTTCTATCGGACATGCAGTTTATAAAAACGGAACTATCGGATAATCAATGTAGAGCAGAGACCGAAAAACAGGAAACAGATATAATTGATAGGGAAAAAGAAATTCGATCACTGAAAGCGGATATACAACTATTTAGAACGGACATACAAACTCTGAGAACGGACTTCgacctacaaaaaaaagatttaattaataaggAAGCGAATATTCTGACTTTACAAGCAGAGTTggaaaaccaaaagaaaattgtactTGACAAGGAGTCTAATATCCAATTgcttcaaaatataattgaacATCTTAGAACGGAGGAGGAGCGTCAGAGAAAGTTACTTCTCCCACACAATTGTGCAGAAGCCAAGTCTAGTGggattaatgaaataattctCCCCAAATTTAGTAGTCAACCTTTTAAAGTTGCCTGCGATGCGGAAACCCAAGGAGGAGGTTGGACCATTATCCTGAGAAGGATGGATGGCAGTGTTAGCTTTTATAGAAGCTGGACGGAATATAAAAATGGATTTGGTGATCTGAATGGCGAGTTCTTCATGGGTTTAGACAAGATACATGAAATAACGGCAGAAAGAAATCAAGAGTTACTTGTTCTCCTCGAGGACTTTGAAGGCGATAAGAAATTTGAGAAGTACGATGTATTCGCAATTGGAAACGAGGATCAACAATATGAATTACACACTTTGGGAGATGCCAGTGGAACTGCAGGTGATTCATTTAAATGGCATCGTGGCAGTAAATTTTCTACATTCGATCGGGATAATGATGGTCTATCGTATATAGACTGCGCCCAACTAAAGGCTGGCGCCTGGTGGTACATTTCCGACGGTTTTTGTCAATTCTG CCAATTGACGGGAATATACGGAAACAACGATTTTGAAAATGGCGTCAATTGGCACAACTTTCGCGGATCTGAGTACTCCCTGAAGAAGGCCGTTATGATGATTCGGCCCAGAAAGTGTATTCCTGAGTCTTAA